The following are encoded in a window of Impatiens glandulifera chromosome 5, dImpGla2.1, whole genome shotgun sequence genomic DNA:
- the LOC124939756 gene encoding auxin-responsive protein SAUR41-like, which yields MDDNNGGSKLTGIRQIVRLKEILQKWQAVTLGAKANTNNEYSPAPTVAEQTQSQLQQHGGISPAITQRLKNANIYCDSDEESCHSPEPPHGVPRGYLAVYVGPELRRFIIPTSYLSNPVFKVLLEKVEEEFGFDHSGGLTFPCDIETFKYLLKYMETHSTTQEHDSSNSSSSAGTSIL from the exons ATGGATGATAATAATGGGGGAAGCAAGTTGACTGGAATCAGGCAGATTGTGAGATTGAAGGAAATTCTCCAAAAATGGCAAGCTGTCACTCTTGGGGCAAAGGCTAACACCAATAATGAGTATTCCCCCGCCCCTACTGTGGCTGAGCAAACCCAATCTCAATTGCAGCAGCATGGTGGCATTTCACCAGCAATTACCCAGAGGCTGAAAAACGCAAACATATATTGCGATTCGGACGAGGAGAGTTGTCACAGCCCCGAACCGCCTCACGGTGTTCCAAGAGGGTACTTGGCGGTTTACGTTGGTCCCGAGCTTAGGAGGTTTATAATTCCGACGAGTTATCTGAGCAACCCTGTGTTTAAGGTGTTGCTGGAGAAGGTTGAGGAGGAGTTCGGGTTTGACCACAGTGGAGGCCTCACTTTCCCCTGTGATATAGAGACCTTCAAGTACCTCCTCAAATACATGGAGACCCATTCCACCACCCAAGAACACGACTCCTCTAACTCCTCCTCCTCCG CTGGAACATCTATCCTTTAG